A region of the Sphingobium yanoikuyae genome:
ATGGCGACCAATCCCGCCGTCTCGCTGCCCGATGCCGGCCGGGTGCGTGACGCGCTGGAGGCGATCCCCTTCCTGGTCGTGTCGGACATCATCGCCGACACTGACAGCTCTACCCATGCCCATGTCCGCCTGCCGGCCGCCGGCTGGGGCGAAAAGGACGGCACGGTCACCAATTCGGACCGCACCATCAGCCGCCAGCGCCCGTTCATGGCATTGCCGGGCGAGGCCCGGCCCGACTGGTGGATCATCACCCAGGTCGCCCGCCGCATGGGCTGGAAAAACGCCTTTGCCTATGATCGGCCGGCTGACATCTGGCGCGAACATGCGCGTCTGACCGCCTATCAGAATGAGGGGCAGCGGCTGCTCAACCTGCGTGCGCAGGCGGCGATCGGCAACGATGCCTATGACGCGATGGACAGTTTCCGCTGGGGTGGGGTGCCCTTTGCCGATGGGCATTTCCCCACTCCGGACGGTAAAGCGCGGTTGGTGCTGACGAGGCAGATGGATTTGCAGGGGCCGCTGCGCGACTGGCCGCTGACGCTCAACACCGGTCGCTATCGCGATCAATGGCATACGATGACCCGCACGGGTCTGGCGCCCAAGCTGGCGCGTCATCGCGAGGAGCCGCTGGTCGAAATCCACCCGCAGGATGCCGATGCGCTGGGCCTGGCCGATCGCGATCTGGCGCGGGTGTCGACCGCGCAGGGCAACAGCATCTTCCGCGTCAGCATCAGCGACGGGCAGCGGCCGGGCGAAATCTTCACCCCGATCCACTGGACCGACCAGATATCGAGCGGCGGGCGTACCGGCCTGCTACCGCGTCCGCTGGTCGATCCGCATTCCGGCCAGCCCGGCTTCAAGTCGACCCCGGCCGCGGTCGAGAAGATCTCGACCCAATGGCAGGGCTTCCTGATCCTGCGCGGGCAGGAGCCAGTGAATCTGCCCTGCCTCTGGGCAACGCGGGTCGCGGTGCCGGGCGGGGCGCTCTATGAACTGGCCGGCAATGGCGATGCCGCCCGACTGGAAGCCTGCCTGCCCAGGGGCGAGCGGGTCGAGGCGATCGATCATGTGCGCGGCAGTCGCCGGGTCGCGATCATCCAGGACGGCCGGCTGGCCGGCGTCCTGTTCGTCACCCGCACCGGCCTGTTGCCCTCGCGCGACTGGCTGATCGGCCAGTTGGCGGCCGACGATGTCGGCGCAACCGTGCTGGCCGCCCGCGGGCCGGGCAGCCAGCCGGACAAGGGCGCCACCATCTGCGTCTGTTTCGATATCGGCCTCAACCAGATCGTCGCAGCGATCCGCGATCAGAAGCTGGTCGACGTGCCTGCGATCGGCAAGGCGCTGGGCGCGGGCACCAATTGCGGTTCCTGCCGCCCCGCCATCGCCAATATCCTGGCCCAGACCTCTCAGGAGACATTGCATGCAGCCGAATGACCTCATCGCGCCGGGCGACGTCTGGCTGGTCGGTGCCGGGCCGGGCGATCCCGACCTGCTGACGCGCAAGGCCGAAAGGCTGATCTGCGCGGCGGACATCATCTTCTGCGACGCGCTGGTGGGGCCGGAGATATTGGACCTCATTCCCGATCATGCGGAACGGGTCAGCGTCGGCAAGCGGTCGGGCCGCCATTCGAAGGATCAGCAGACGATCGACGAGATGCTGGTGGAGGCGGCGCTGGCGGGCAAGCGGGTGGTTCGGCTGAAGGGCGGCGACCCGGCGATGTTCGCCCGTTCGACCGAGGAAATGACGGCGCTGCGCGCGGTCGGCGTTCGCGTTCGGATCTGCCCCGGCATCACGGCGGCCAGCGCCGTGGCGGCGTCGGCGGGCATTTCCCTGTCGCTGCGTGGGATTGCGCGTCGGGTCCAGTTCGTGACGGCGCATAGCCGCCGGGGTCAGGCGCTGGATCTGGATTGGGATGCCCTGGCCGATCCGGCCTGCACCCTGGCCGTCTATATGGGACGCGAGGCCGCCCCGGAACTCAGTCGCGCGCTGATCGCTGCGGGCCTGCCGGGCGCGACCCCGGCGCTCATCACCTGCGATGCTTCGCTGCCGCAGGAACAGCAGTTGCGCACGCGCCTCGATCTCCTGCCGCTGGTGACGCAGGCTTTTGCCGATGATCGCCCGACCCTGATCCTGATCGGAGAGGCGGTGGCTCAGGCCGACATGGCCATGGCTGGCGGAACGGACGATGTCCGCCGATCAACGGCATCGCGCTGAAGCCGTAACAGCGACGCCGTATATCCAACTGATAATATTCGGAAGTTGGTCGGGGAGACAGGATTCGAACCTGCGACATCCTGCTCCCAAAGCAGGCGCGCTACCAGACTGCGCTACTCCCCGACGGGCTTAAAACCGCCATTTTCCTAGGTTTTCTGCCGTTTTTCACAAACCGGCTTCTTCCCTAGATCACCCCAGTTTGGACCATTCGGGACAGGGAAAAACCCAAAATCCCCAGAATTTCCCCAGAGTAATTCTGGGGGGTCTGCCCCGCAATGAACCCACCGAATCAGCGGGTTCGCGGTCTATAGCGAGGCATGGAGGCCTCGTCTCGCGAAAAGATTCTGGGGAAAATCTGGGGATTGGATTGCCCAGAGACAAAAAAGCCCCCGTTACCGGGGGCTTCCGTTCGTTCGCAGCGATCGGTTGATCAGGATGCGACCAGTTCCATCGCAGCCAAAATGTCGCCGTGGAAAGCGTGGGCGTATCGGGCCGTCTGCGCGATGTCGGTGTGCGCCAGCAGGTTCTGGGCGATCTTGAGATTTCCTGTTTTGCGAATGATCCGCGTAGCGGCCGAGTGGCGCAGGTCGTGGAATTTGAAATCTTCGATCCCCGCATTCTTGAGGGCGGTCGCCCAATCTCGACGCCAGCCATCGCGCGAGAATTCGTAGCGCTGCCCTTTCACGCGAGGCGCGTTTCCCTGCTTGGCGGGTGCTGATCGGCGGCAGGTATATGTGAAAACGGCATCGGTTCCGGCCACAGGCGGGAAGGCGTCGAGAATTTCGCACGCGCGGGCAGTCAGGGGGAAAGTGTGCGGCCGAGGCGCCTCCCCCTTTGTCTTGAGAAGGATCGTCGCGCGGTTGGCCTGGCGGTCCACCATCGACCGGCGAAGCGACATGATGGAACTCTTGCGCTGTCCTGCGATCAAGGCGAATTCGACGACCAGGCAAAGCTCGGGGCTGATGGCCGAAAGGGCTTCCATCAACCGCGTCTCTTCGTCAGCCGTCAGGTCGCGGATGCGTTCGACTTCCGCCCCCCTGTCGATCGCTTTGGCCCACTTGGGCTGTTCGCCACATTCGAAGCCCAAATCGTCGAGGTGGCGCCAGACCCGGCGCAACAGTTCAATTTCACGGTTGATCGTCGCCCCCGCGAGAACGCGCTTGGACTCGGCCTGACGGTTCCGGCGATAGTCCAGCAGCAAGGCGTGATCGATATCGTGCAAATGGGTATTGGGCGGCATGATGGCGACCAGCGAAGCCATCTGCGCCAGGTAGGTGTCGGCTGCCTTTTGCTGCGCGGCCTTGTCTTCGTAGTATCGATCACAGGCGGTCTGGAGGCTAACCGGACCCTTTGTCATCTTTTTGCCAGCCGCACGCGCAGCCAGTTCCTCTTTCAGCGACAGGCGGCGCGCAGCTACGAAGTCCGCCGCATCGCCCGCTTTTCGACAGCGAGTTGAACCGCGCTCTTTGTGACCGGCGATGATGATTTCGTATTGCCAGAACGGGCTTCCCGGAGCGGCGAAGCAGTTTTTCGGGCGTTTGCCTTCTGGCTTTGCTGTTGCGGACATTGGGTGGTCTTTCTTGTCTGATCGGTCAGGTAGGCGGCGACGGCCTCGCGCGTGATCCTGGTCATGCTGTGGACCCGGATCACGGCAAGTTCGCCGCTGGCGATGATGCGTCGCACCGTCTTGGCGCTGACGCGGAGATATGTGGCGAATTCCTCGACGGTCATGATGTCGGGGATGGAGGGAATGGACATTGGAAATAGTAATGTGCGAGACGTGGTTCTCCCCTCGAAGCCTCTGGTTGTCCAATCTGGGGACAAATACAGACGAGGCATAATCGAGGACCGAGCGTCAACTCGGCGAATGAAATTTTTGTCTCGAACAGGTTCCTAACAGTTGATGTCCTGATCTACCGTTAGTGGCGTGAAACGTCGATATTTTTGATTTATCGACGGATCGGAATTTTCCGGCTATCGTCGTCGCGCCCCGTCATTCCGGCCGTATCTGGCCAGCCGTTACCCGCGCTGTCGTCGTCGGAAATTCCACCTCCAGCGATCCATCTGGGTAGGTCG
Encoded here:
- a CDS encoding nitrate reductase, with the translated sequence MAQAIRTTCAYCGVGCGIAATPTGPRSVIIKGDEAHPANGGRLCSKGTHLGETVALTGRLLHPMIGKRRANWDKALDLVAKKFRETIERHGPDSVAFYVSGQLLTEDYYVANKLMKGFIGSANIDTNSRLCMSSAVAGHNRAFGEDIVPASYDDLEQADLILLVGSNTAWCHPIVYQRIQAARAARGTKLVVIDPRRTETCEGADLHLPIRPGSDVALMTGLLAWCDAQGVTDPTYLADHVNAPDGFWDHVRTGHDLWTTAQACDLDPALLKAFFELFAAIPRTVTLFSQGINQSIRGTDQVNAIINVHLATGRIGKPGAAPFSITGQPNAMGGREVGGLASTLAAHMDFAPENVARVGRFWAAPQMATKPGLKAVDLFRAIDEGRIKALWIMATNPAVSLPDAGRVRDALEAIPFLVVSDIIADTDSSTHAHVRLPAAGWGEKDGTVTNSDRTISRQRPFMALPGEARPDWWIITQVARRMGWKNAFAYDRPADIWREHARLTAYQNEGQRLLNLRAQAAIGNDAYDAMDSFRWGGVPFADGHFPTPDGKARLVLTRQMDLQGPLRDWPLTLNTGRYRDQWHTMTRTGLAPKLARHREEPLVEIHPQDADALGLADRDLARVSTAQGNSIFRVSISDGQRPGEIFTPIHWTDQISSGGRTGLLPRPLVDPHSGQPGFKSTPAAVEKISTQWQGFLILRGQEPVNLPCLWATRVAVPGGALYELAGNGDAARLEACLPRGERVEAIDHVRGSRRVAIIQDGRLAGVLFVTRTGLLPSRDWLIGQLAADDVGATVLAARGPGSQPDKGATICVCFDIGLNQIVAAIRDQKLVDVPAIGKALGAGTNCGSCRPAIANILAQTSQETLHAAE
- the cobA gene encoding uroporphyrinogen-III C-methyltransferase: MQPNDLIAPGDVWLVGAGPGDPDLLTRKAERLICAADIIFCDALVGPEILDLIPDHAERVSVGKRSGRHSKDQQTIDEMLVEAALAGKRVVRLKGGDPAMFARSTEEMTALRAVGVRVRICPGITAASAVAASAGISLSLRGIARRVQFVTAHSRRGQALDLDWDALADPACTLAVYMGREAAPELSRALIAAGLPGATPALITCDASLPQEQQLRTRLDLLPLVTQAFADDRPTLILIGEAVAQADMAMAGGTDDVRRSTASR
- a CDS encoding site-specific integrase, producing the protein MSATAKPEGKRPKNCFAAPGSPFWQYEIIIAGHKERGSTRCRKAGDAADFVAARRLSLKEELAARAAGKKMTKGPVSLQTACDRYYEDKAAQQKAADTYLAQMASLVAIMPPNTHLHDIDHALLLDYRRNRQAESKRVLAGATINREIELLRRVWRHLDDLGFECGEQPKWAKAIDRGAEVERIRDLTADEETRLMEALSAISPELCLVVEFALIAGQRKSSIMSLRRSMVDRQANRATILLKTKGEAPRPHTFPLTARACEILDAFPPVAGTDAVFTYTCRRSAPAKQGNAPRVKGQRYEFSRDGWRRDWATALKNAGIEDFKFHDLRHSAATRIIRKTGNLKIAQNLLAHTDIAQTARYAHAFHGDILAAMELVAS